A DNA window from Vigna angularis cultivar LongXiaoDou No.4 chromosome 1, ASM1680809v1, whole genome shotgun sequence contains the following coding sequences:
- the LOC108346428 gene encoding uncharacterized protein LOC108346428, which produces MGYNMNWDFIWVLPLTLSCCSLVHSLGNTPASESLNSLVQDFAFRSLVKHKPQTGALYDALLPRNLSGMDISIVRLRSRRLWNKGANFSYFRIPPRTVSIPHVKRLAIVYQNLGNWSTLYYNLPGYSLISSVVGFLVFDASNVTDTSERNLTLNTMGQPISIQFPNITLMGRGHINSRVRCVAFNANGTFQLTQMSAPGVCYSRDQGHFSVVLPLEKKRGRWYLWVIGFVVGFFSLIIVGYAGFSSMRLLKTKRIQAMEKQANEDQVLQSRWVGNSKMPSAAVTRTQPVLECGVL; this is translated from the coding sequence ATGGGATACAATATGAACTGGGATTTCATCTGGGTGCTGCCTCTCACGTTGTCCTGCTGCTCCTTGGTGCACAGCTTGGGCAACACTCCTGCAAGTGAATCATTGAATTCCTTGGTTCAAGATTTTGCTTTCAGATCACTGGTCAAGCACAAGCCTCAAACAGGTGCTCTGTATGATGCTCTTCTTCCAAGGAACCTGTCTGGTATGGATATTTCAATAGTACGTCTTAGAAGCAGAAGGCTCTGGAACAAAGGTGCCAACTTTAGCTACTTTCGGATCCCACCAAGAACCGTGTCCATTCCCCATGTCAAGAGGTTGGCTATTGTGTACCAAAACCTGGGCAACTGGTCAACCCTCTACTACAATTTGCCAGGTTACTCACTCATCTCTTCTGTTGTTGGTTTTCTGGTTTTCGATGCCTCAAATGTAACGGATACAAGTGAAAGAAACCTCACTCTCAACACAATGGGTCAGCCTATTTCTATTCAATTTCCTAACATCACACTTATGGGTAGGGGTCACATCAACTCAAGGGTGAGATGTGTAGCTTTCAATGCCAATGGTACATTTCAACTTACTCAGATGAGTGCCCCTGGAGTGTGTTACTCAAGAGACCAGGGTCACTTTTCGGTAGTACTCCCACTGGAGAAGAAGAGGGGAAGATGGTATCTGTGGGTGATTGGCTTTGTAGTTGGATTTTTTAGTTTGATTATAGTTGGCTATGCGGGGTTTTCTTCCATGAGACTTCTCAAGACCAAGAGGATTCAAGCAATGGAAAAACAAGCCAATGAGGATCAGGTTCTTCAAAGTAGATGGGTTGGCAATAGTAAAATGCCCTCAGCAGCAGTGACAAGAACTCAGCCAGTTCTTGAGTGCGGCGTTCTTTAG